In Raphanus sativus cultivar WK10039 unplaced genomic scaffold, ASM80110v3 Scaffold1738, whole genome shotgun sequence, the genomic window CTGCTTAGATTTGGTAGAATTGATCAAAAATTTGATGGATTAACCGGCCTTCTCCttaaatctaatttatttgCATCTTCTATTATCCAGTTCTATACTTCTATATGATTGACAAaatcatctaaaatatatagttgACAAAACCAAATTTAGGGACTTATttgacaaataaataatttacgGGGTTATCTCAATACAAACTTAAACCTTAAAGACTGTTCTTGTAAAATCCATCTCAGATGTTTTGAAATTCCACATTTTGTTGAATCAAGCGCTCAGGTACTCCTGCccgaaaaaaaaagagctgtGATACTCCTGCCCGAAACTGCCCagatttagaattaaataattctttatttaaatacgaaaatttattaaaagaccACATGGCCAACAGAAACTTGCATAATTACAACCCAACCAGGACCATTTCGCGGACCATCCAGACCCGATCTATGAAATTCGGATATCTTTTTCTATAACTTTCGAAATCTTTGTAAGAATTGGTGTGATTGTAAATATTGTCGTAATAAATCATCAACAATATTCTGTATATAATACTAAGTTGAACTAAATTTAACTAAATCGCACTTTtagatttcaaatgttttattatgttattttttggacagagttgttgttattgatatatttattgaattttgaatttaaaaaaatagtttatatgctATAAATAGATTTTGGCCAAACTTAGAaatgttatacatatttaataaaagtagaaatgttgtaaaaagtaaaaatgttgTAAAAGTTGATAAAACTAATCTCCAAATGGCTAGTGaagtttatttgttaaaataaaagtagaaatgtagttaattttttaatgatatattaaagttaaaatatacaaaGATTAGTTTATAGAGAGAAACTAGAGGATTGAAACTAGAGACATTACATTAAGTCAAACATAGTGAAAGTAGATAAAACTACATGCCATAAACTCGAGAAATAAACACCACAACTAATCTTCAATTGGCCAGTTGGCAGCTGTCAAGTGAATTTCATTGCAGAAGTCCCAAACTTCACATTGCCAGAAACAACGATCGCACTTCCACTGTGTTGTTGATCCATTATAGGAGACTACAAACACCGGTTCTTCTATTGCGGAGGAGCAGCAGCAATCATTTGAGAAGATGGGATTCTTTATTCTTTCAAGTAGTGACATAAACTCTTGAGGTTTCTCGTAACCCCAATGGCCTGAGGGTAGAACAGTCCGGATCATGCAATTCATCCGATGAACAAACTCACGACTAAAGTTAGGATAATTGTGAAACAACCCTCCATCATCTACACTAAACGCTAAGTTCAGCATTCCATCTACAAACTTGGCCAACTCCAATCCTCTCTCAGCAGCAAGACGGATTTTCTCTATTCCTTCATCAAGTAAATGAAGTTGAAAGAACTCATGCATACCTCGTAGGTAGATGGCCTCTGGATTACCGGCTTGGTAGCACCTAAGTCGGAATGTTCTTACAGCATTAACCTCTTCAATCCAATCATTAAAGCCAAAGAGATTAGCAGATTGGTAGAAGTAGTCGTCTCTGCCTATTTGATTGAACCCGGAGAAAGCAATTCTAGCACTACCGAAGTCCCGGATGTGGTTTGTTGCTACCTTTGAGAGAATCTTATGGAGGATGAAAGGAGGGACAGATTCCAAGTTGAAGTTCGACATAGAGTACAAGgatgatgaaaaacttgagagatATTCGTTTGACGGCTTAAGACACGACTTAAGACAGATTCCAAGTTGAAAAATTTGATAGACGGCTTAAGACACGACTTCTCACTGCAAGTACAGGGAATAAGAACAGGtatgtttgaataaaaataggTGTGTTTGAATAAATGAAACTATGTAAAAAACATTAGGTGAGAAAACTaagaaataataattgaaatatttagtttgagaaaaatctGTCATTTCATGATTTATGACCTGATTTATGACCATAGCTTCGTGACCCTTGATATTTGCAACGCTACACGACTTCTCACGCACGCTTCTGACAGTTTAAGTGAAACTAACTGATATTaattgtctaaatttatgaaactaagtaaaattatattgaatttatagtgtaaatatatggaactatgtaaaaattaaaaaatttaggtattatattgttttatattttgaaaataaatataatattatggattaTTTACTGAGcaagcaataaaagagatcATAAAAATGGTTGAGAAAAATCCAGTAATTAATGGTATTGATGGACAGATGAGAGAGTAATTAATCGATTGAAAAAGTCTCTAATAATAATCATTACACTCGCAACCCCTCGCGACTCTACACTACACTTGCATTGAAACCAAACGTGAAACGTCACAACACTACACCGTCTAGAATCATCACCATTGCATTTAGTTGTAGTTAAACTCCAACTCTGCAAATTCTCTCATTTCATCTCATATCCGAGTtctatcttctcttctctcatctCTGAGTCAAATTCTCTCATCTCTATTCAACAAGATGACAGACTTCTACAATAAGCTTTCCCAGATTTCCGAGGCTTCTTATAACCCCGACGTCAAGGCTTGGCGTTTCAGAGTCAAAATACACAGGGTCTACCCTCTCTATTCCTCGGTTACCAACAGGGTTATGCCTTTCTATTCCTATGTCCTAGCAGATGAAGATGTAAGTGTtttttcatcatctctcaagattttcatcatctctcaagtttttcatcatcatctctcaagtttttcatcatcatTTAACTTAATCCTTGTACTTTATTTATGTAGGGGTGCAAAATGGAGATGACCGTTTATGGGGATTATGAAAGTTTTAGAGGCCTCGAAAACAGGGAGGGAGAATGGGTGGAAATCTTTCGGGTAGGAGTTGAACGTTCCTGTGTAGGTTTCAATGCAACTAACTCTCGGTTCAGACTAACTGCTTCGCGACTCACACAAGTCCGCATGATCGATCCTCTGAACAATCGGCTTTTCATGGACTTCAAGAACATCCATGCAATCCCTCACATGTCCCACAAGGAACGAAACTATCCCATAGGTATGAATGctgctaaaataaatatattcacataTAGTCACATATTTAGTTTCAGAACTTTGGTAGATGTAAGTGAAACTAAGTGAAACGAACTGATTTAGTTGAGTTACACTTATATGGTAGATACAATTGGAGTGGTCTTCAATACGGAAGCCCGTTTCGATGACCCTGCAAGACCAAGGATGATTTTTTACATAAGGGACAACATGTAAGTAGAAAGCAACATATGATCCAAGcaaagtttatttatattgtaattggCACACGTTTTCTTTATTCTGAGAATCTCTTATTCTGAATAGTGACAGCCAGATTAAATGTGTGGCAACTGGCAAGCAGGCCTATGCCTTCCGGGATGGTCTTGAAAATGTGGAAGGTGGACAGGTGATTGTGGCCCTTAAGATGTGGAAGGTCTGCAACAGTTGGAGTAAGTGTAGTTTCTGTGGCTAGTTTTAAATATGATAGTGGACTAAAACGTTTACTAAAAGCATTTACATTAAAACAGATTTATTTGAGGCTCCTGATCTATGGCTTCAGACCGAAGGTGGACTTTCAGACTTCAGGTTCAATCCGCGTTTGACCGAGGTTGAGGACTTCAGGCAGTCTCTACTGAACAGCGACCCTTATGTTCAAAAATATGGGATTGAAGGTCTTGTGTAAATTGTTGTTTCAACTTGTTTCACTTAATCTCACTTGTTTGAACTTTTGGTTTCACTCAATCTCACTTGTTTCAACTTTAGGTTTCACTTAATCCCTTGTTCCAACTTCTGGCTTAACTTAATCCTCTGTTCGACTTTTTCGTATAAATAGGTCAGATATTGTGTTAGTTTCACTTTCTCAATTGTCTaacatactaaaaataaaaaataatagacaCTTTTTCGATAGATCAAACAACATGGTTGTTCAACTTCGcataacttaaaaaaacatTGCTTAGCAATAACAGTTAGTTCTAGGAATTGGAATTCTCTTAGGAATTTCAATTACTTTTTGTACATCATAATTCCTAGAACTAAAACGATGGTAAGAAGAACACAACCTCCTGATATCTTTATCATGGGCATCTTTTTGGGACCTTCGCGGATATCTCCTTCGTTCCTTATTGTTGCTTTGAGACTCTGAACTTCTTCTTCGAGTATTCGAACTTGGTAGTCCAGCTGCTGTATCTCATCGGTGAAGGCTTCGTCAACCCATTTGAAGACATGATTGTCGTTCTCGAgctacatgatttttttttcaaaacgagtTAGCGTGATTCATAAGCGTTCCATATGTAAACAACAAACGGATGTACCCTCTGTGAAGCCGCAAAGAGACACCGATAATACCGACGATATGGGTTTGGATTGCTTTTGGAGATGAGCTCGGTGACGCCCACCCCGCACCAACACCCACTAGGTATCCCCGGAGTTCGTACCCGTCTCCGACCACCGGTCGTGGATGATGAAGCGGCGGACATCTAGGTTTTTGGGAGGAGAGGGAGTGAGGTCGAGGAGAGAGATTtagggaagagagagaaaatgaagatagcaaatggggaaaACCTAAAAAATGGGTGTTTAATACTTCGATTGAACGATTCTGGGGTTTTAGTAAATTGGGAAGAGGGAAATTAGAAATTCGAAAAGCTGAGCGGGAAAATTAATCCCAGGGTTTTTTCTGTTGTAAGTTTCACCAAGTACTCAGTTTTACAGAAAGCGTCGAAGTTgcactttttaattatttctatttatctTAGTTATACTCTacttaaattaatgattttgtggTTACACCAATGCAATTATGTTTCCTAAGTTCATTTCCCATACGATCACGTACATATAAACTTGATTTCGTGCCATAGAGTTATCAAATCTAACTCAGTCAGTTTCAGCGATAAAGCTATGACAACACATTGTATTTCCTATACAATTGCTACGAGCAATGAGAtggaattttaataattttaataattcttattaaatcataattaacatAACACTACTAATAAACTAAAAGCGTACTACTTCCataacttataaaattaaattaaaaactttagaGTTTACAACCATGTTATTCAGTTTACATAACGTAGTTATACCAGTTTCACTTAGTTATACAacacacaaataaaatttatttcaccTCAAAACGTTCCCATAtgataaaaacaccaaaaccgAAAGTGAAAGGCAAACATCAAAACAGAAAGTGAAAGGCTTAGAACTTAATTTAGACCACTTCATACATCAAAACTGAACTGAAACCGAAAGGTTTACAACATactcttcttctgtttcttgtgGGGATGTTCATCGTCCTCCAAACCTGTTCccacattttcttcttctccatatccACTCTCACGCTCACAATAGTTCCTACTACAACAGCTCTCTCCAACTCTCGACAGTTGCTCGgttatttgaactatttgtaattCTTCGATGTCCTCCACATGCAAAATACTTCTCCTTTCCTCTCTATCCACTGATGTTAGATAAACAaacacatcttcatcatccaaaaTATACGATTGCCTCTTAGGTTCCACTACCAATGGAATGTAACCCAAATTGAGCCTCTTCGTAAACGGATATATTCCGATCTTCCTGCATATCCTCTCTTTCAACAACGAATAAGTGATCTCCTCCAACGATGATGTATTAAAGGATATAGCATACAAACGAGCATCGGTTGGAATCCATTCATAATCATCTCCATCCTTAGAATAATGTCCATCATAATCAAAGTGTATGTTCGTCGAAAATGGACACATTGTCTGCAGTAAAAACATTTAACCACTTAAAGTTATACTTGTTTTTTCAGTTACACCATTCACGTTATACTTGGTTACACAGTTACACCATCAAAGTTATACTTCGTTATACTTGGTTATACCATGTCACAGAGTTGTGTCAGTAACCAAATAGAGTACTGATAAGCAAGCAAGCACTTCTAATCTTCGATTGAATCATCATAATACTCTCACATTCAATCATTCCTTTCCGATCCTCGATTAGTTCATGAAACCCAAATGAATAagaatttttcaattaaaactataaatttggAGTCGAGTCTTCAATTCCAATTCAAACCAAATTGTTATCAGCTTTGATTCCCGACATTCAATTATGAGTTCGTCTATGGTGAGATACATACCATGTATAACGGAATTAATAGCTCGATGATCCAGCATCCAAGTGACGAGATCGAGTTCGATTGGGAGGAAGAAcaaagagggagggaatgatcgGAGTGATCAAGTCGATTCCGAGTCGACTCGGGAGGGGCGAGTGGAGGAGAGGAGATGGGAATAGAGTGGATCGATTTCTTTCCATTTCCACATTCgattaatttattcattaaattgGTCGGgggtattttagatattaaccACATTCTTCAAGAGTATGAAAACAGATAAGAGTATAGCAGATCACATGAGAGTATGGTAGATCACTTTTTGTCTCATTAAGAGTACTTGAGCACTTGACtccattttgtttcttctcttcccTTCCGATATCATCTTCTTCGCCGAGATCCACATCTCAAAAATCTCGAAACTTTCTCCACCAGCGAGCTAAACTCGCGAAACCCTCTACTCTCCCAACCTCCAAATGTCACTAACCCATCTCCAAACCCCTCTCCTTCCAGTTCCACCACTCTTCTATGTTTAATCCGAGCAGAGAATGGTCGTCCTCGGGCTGGTCAAATTCACGAAACTATCCACAAGGCTCCTCAACATATGCGTCGACTCCCTCTGCAAATTCCGGAAAATCGATAAAGCCGAGACCTTGATCACAGACGGGATCACACTAGGCGTCTCCCCCGACGTCGTCACCTACAACACGCTGATCACGGGCTACTGCCGTTTCGTCGGAGTCGAAGAAGCTTACGCCGTCACCCGCCGCATGAGAGACGCCGGGATAAGACCCGACGTCGTCACGTACAACTCTCTCATCGCCGGAGCCGCGAGGCAGCTGATGCTGGACCGTGTCCTCTACCTGTTCGACGAAATGCTCGAGTGGGGTTTGTACCCTGATCTGCTGAGTTACAACACTCTGATGTGTTGTTACTTCAAGATGGGGAAGCAAGACGAAGCCTTTCGTGTTCTTTACAAGGATCTTCGCTTAGCTGGGCTTAGTCCTGGGCCCGATACGTACAATGTCGTGCTCGATGCGCTTTGCAAGTGTGGTTGTGTAGATGATGCTCTCGAGATGTTTAGGGAGATGCAGAGTAGGTTTAGACCTGGGTTGATGACTTATAACATTCTTATCAACGGGCTTTGTAAAGCCAGGAGGGTCGGTGCTGCGAAATGGATGTTAGCAGAGCTTAAGAGATCGGGTTACACTCCCAATGCAGTTACGTACACGACGATACTAAAGCTTTATTTCAAGACTAGGAGGATTAGAAGAGGGCTTCAGCTGTTTTTGGAGATGAAAAGAGAAGGGTATACTTATGACGGGTACGCGTATTTCGCGGTTGTTAGTGCTTTGGTTAAGACGGGGAGGACGAAGGAGGCGTTTGAGTATATGCAAGAGCTGGTTAGGAACGGTAGGAGGCACGACATTGTTTCGTATAATACGTTGTTGAATCTGTATTTTAGAGAAGGGGATTTGGATGCGGTGGATGATTTGTTGGGGGAGATAGAGAGGAGAGGAATGAAAGCTGATGAGTATACGCACACGATCATAGTCAACGGGTTGTTGAGGACGGGACAGACGAGAAGAGCAGAGAGGCATTTTGTAAGTATGGGAGAGATGGGGATTGGGTTGAACCTCGTGACGTGTAACTGTTTGGTTGATGGGTTGTGTAAAGCGGGTCATGTGGACCGTGCGTTGAGATTGTTTGAGTCGATGGAAGTGAAAGATGAGTATAGTTATACTTGTGTTGTGCATAATCTCTGTAAAGAAACGAGGTTTGTTTGTGCTTCCAAGCTGCTTTTGTCGTGTTACAGTAGAGGAATCAAGATTCCGTCGTCTGCGAGACGAGCTGTTTTGTCGGGTTTACGGATGTCGGGGTGTTATGGTGAAGCGAGAATGGCTAAAGCCAAAATGAAACTGACTCAGGTTGGGAATTCCTGACGCTCTTTACACATAGTGACACAAGTTTTGAAGTGGAAGTGTGATGTACTTGTTATGTAACAAATGAATGAAATGAAACAAAGACTGATTCTTTACATAAAGTCAGATTCTTAGCACATGGAAGAGTAAAATCTTGGCTGTTTATGTGAAGTAAAAGGGTCTGTCTGCAGTGGGGTTGTGAGCTCCAGGAAGAAGTCTTTTTGCAAGGATCTGTTACCAGAAAGCCAAGGTAATGATCAAGGTGACGATGATGAAGTTACTAACTCAAGTATGGAACTAAGTCTAAGAGAGACCAAGAACAGCGCTTGGAGTGGAAAAAACTCAGGTTAAGGCAAGGTAGATTGATGAGAGTTTCACACAAAGGAGAAGCTACTTGGAAATACAAGTGGCGGGTCTTCTGAGTTGAGTAATGTGTGTTGAGGCGGGAGCTCTAAGGGACAGCAAAAGAGAATTCTTAAATAAATGAATGGAAACTGATTTGTATTGGAAGATTCTTGCAACAGGAAGCCAGTTACATTCCATCCCTTCTTAGTGGTTACTTGTCACAGATTTACTTGCGGATCAGAACAAAAGCTACACTTGAGAACTTTTAGTTCAAAGAAAAAACGTTCTCATTTATTTGGAGTTTATACTCAGATGCccctttagaaaaaaaatcattctccACGTCCCCTCTCTATTCACAACACCCCTCTGTGGATCCCACTACCAATGTCAAATACCAAACtatcttcttattttttaatattttttttacctttttaaatcatttattttttcatttaaataaatcagTCATATAAAACAACTCAAAACAACTCATGACCCACATATTTGTTTTAACCAATCAGATTTAACCTTGGTCAaacctctctcttcctctttactcttCCATCGTAAAATTCATCTTCCTCATCCTCCATTAATGATTTTGAAGCTTGAAAAAAAGGAAATTCTTATCCGtttttgatcaatttttttctgaaatatcatttaaatgttttttacgTCATGGGTAacattaaaagataaaaattgaTGGAAGTATTgagaaattaaaaatcattttgaaaactatatttatgaattttgggCATATTTTATGtctgtttttgatgatttttttaccTGAATACTATTAAACAGATGTATCTCAGCTAGAATAAAAAACAGATTCGATATAAATTATAGAAGATTAAAAAGGATTTTGAAAACTGTACTTATGAGTTCAACGTATAATTATGtctgtttttgatgatttttgtgTGTAATTTCATTTAGATGAATTATATATCATGGGTAATATAAAATCCATCCTAAAAAATTGATTAGTTAGTGCAATGATAAATTTTGGGTATTACTAGTTTACTAAGGCAACATTATCTCAttgtatatattatgttttcaaattttcgattgtatttattaattttataaatattaaaatagtaaagcagattacttaaatatatttaaaaaaaaaattatcataaaaacggaaaatattttttggtataaacCTTCCAATTTaaacttttgacaaaaaatattcttatcttcttattttgatattttatatttatgattggattaaaaatataaaaattataaaataataaatatattgttaataaGTAAGAATTGATAAAAGTTTTGagagattaaaaataattttaaaaacatgtttatagattttaggtatattttatgttggcttttgatgaaatttttgcTAGAATACTATTAAAAAGAAGATCATGGATCTCATCTAGTGTAAAAAGGAAGATTAGATGCAAATTTTAAGAGATTAAAATGGATTTTGAAAACTGTGTCTATGGGTCTATGGTATACATTTTGtctgtttttgatgatttttgtgCGTAATTTAACTAATATGAATTATGGGTAAtgcaaaatcaaaacaaaatcgaGATAAAGACGTGATTAGTTACTGCAAAGATAATTTCTGGATATTACTAAGATTACTCTTCTTACTAAGAACAAATGGTATTAATGATGTTACTAATATTACTATGTTTACAAATACTACTGGTATACTAGTATTACTACCAGTTTTACTATGTATAGTACTGACACAAATTAGTATTAGCAAGAGAGCACTCTACAGTGTGGAAATTAAGGATATTATATGAAAACTGGAGCTGAAATGAAATGCATTTCAGAGATGGTGAAGGGAAAGATGAAATTCACACTATTGTCTTGATGAAATCAGTGGAGGAAGTCacatactctgtttttgttaaATGTTATTCAGACTACTAGGTTTACTCGTATTATTAAGTGTTATCTGAACTACTAGTATTTCTAGTTTTACTAAGTGTTATTTGGACTACATATATATTAGTGGGACTACTTATGTTTAGTATATAGAATCGATATATATTTCATGGCTATTATTAATTAGTAGACTATTCACttaataaataagtatattaagACTATTTTTATGACTATTTCAATTGTTTAAGGAATATCTACgcaaattctcaaaaaaaaccTTAACTTTCATTGTTAGTATGTGAATGGTTAGACCATACTAAGGAAAATCTAAAGAAATACATATTCCTGACATATTTTTGCTGAAAATGTCTTTTTAATGATAATTATAGTGTAAAAGCATTGGTTTTACTACAAAAAATCTCATCTTCGTAGAGTTTTACTAGATAAATGTGAAAATGGTCAAAAAATTACTATGTGTAAGGTAGTATTACTAAGTCCTTGAAGATTACCAAGAATTATTAAGTGTTAttagaatattatatttatgtatataacggCTGCACATTTACATGTGCACTTTTCATTCATGCATGTTTTACATGTaaacattgttttattattttgtcaATTGAAGTATTTTTAGACAGTATAACCTAGTAtgaaactttttatattattgttttaacatgaataaaacaaagcaaatTTATGAAACataacactttttaaaaatgcaaaataagaagatcaatactttttttttcattatttataaatgatggAAGGTGTAATGTGTGATATATTACCTTGTCTAATATTTACTGACACACAAAATGTAtttgtagaagaaaaaaaaacttttaaactaTAATCCTACATTAAAACAtactcaatttttttattttttcattcttCTGTCAATCTTTCTTTTTCCTTGACTTTTTTTCTTAGCTGCAGCTTTAGCTCTCATTTTTGCTAATGTCTCAGGCCTGGGAATGCCATGACCTTCGGCCTAGCCTTGGGTGCAGCTTCCTTCACCACTTCTTCACTGTCTTTGTACACAACCATGTACCAATTTTGCTTCTCTTCTTCAGTGTATTTTTCACCATTTTCCTCTGTGGTTTTTTCCACCTCTTCCACTAATTTTTCAGGTTCTCGGTT contains:
- the LOC130504694 gene encoding uncharacterized protein At4g04775-like — encoded protein: MSAASSSTTGGRRRVRTPGIPSGCWCGVGVTELISKSNPNPYRRYYRCLFAASQRLENDNHVFKWVDEAFTDEIQQLDYQVRILEEEVQSLKATIRNEGDIREGPKKMPMIKISGGCVLLTIVLVLGIMMYKK
- the LOC130504691 gene encoding putative pentatricopeptide repeat-containing protein At4g17915, whose translation is MVVLGLVKFTKLSTRLLNICVDSLCKFRKIDKAETLITDGITLGVSPDVVTYNTLITGYCRFVGVEEAYAVTRRMRDAGIRPDVVTYNSLIAGAARQLMLDRVLYLFDEMLEWGLYPDLLSYNTLMCCYFKMGKQDEAFRVLYKDLRLAGLSPGPDTYNVVLDALCKCGCVDDALEMFREMQSRFRPGLMTYNILINGLCKARRVGAAKWMLAELKRSGYTPNAVTYTTILKLYFKTRRIRRGLQLFLEMKREGYTYDGYAYFAVVSALVKTGRTKEAFEYMQELVRNGRRHDIVSYNTLLNLYFREGDLDAVDDLLGEIERRGMKADEYTHTIIVNGLLRTGQTRRAERHFVSMGEMGIGLNLVTCNCLVDGLCKAGHVDRALRLFESMEVKDEYSYTCVVHNLCKETRFVCASKLLLSCYSRGIKIPSSARRAVLSGLRMSGCYGEARMAKAKMKLTQVGNS
- the LOC130504692 gene encoding uncharacterized protein LOC130504692, coding for MKSQFQNRQCIHSRSQMGQKVRECLHHLRKGSQCNFLSCTSTTLSSRKVEEAVNPIEEEVENREPEKLVEEVEKTTEENGEKYTEEEKQNWYMVVYKDSEEVVKEAAPKARPKVMAFPGLRH
- the LOC130504693 gene encoding uncharacterized protein LOC130504693 encodes the protein MTDFYNKLSQISEASYNPDVKAWRFRVKIHRVYPLYSSVTNRVMPFYSYVLADEDGCKMEMTVYGDYESFRGLENREGEWVEIFRVGVERSCVGFNATNSRFRLTASRLTQVRMIDPLNNRLFMDFKNIHAIPHMSHKERNYPIDTIGVVFNTEARFDDPARPRMIFYIRDNIDSQIKCVATGKQAYAFRDGLENVEGGQVIVALKMWKVCNSWNLFEAPDLWLQTEGGLSDFRFNPRLTEVEDFRQSLLNSDPYVQKYGIEGLV